Part of the Benincasa hispida cultivar B227 chromosome 12, ASM972705v1, whole genome shotgun sequence genome is shown below.
TAGTGCCCATCCATGGACCAAGCCTCAGGAGTCTGGAACCAGTACCTGTGGAGCAGTGGAGAGGGAAATAAGATCAAATGAATTGAATTTGGAAGAAGAATAACGGGAAGATATCATATTATGATACAAACACGTTGTCATGTCGCAGCTTGTAAAGTAGATATTGTATTATGCTTAGTTACAAAGTAGATTGTTTCAACGAATTAGTAGAAACAGGGGGGCACATATAGTAAGGGCAATCTGTAGTGCAATCACTTTGgacaaaagagaggaaaaagatAACAGTAGCAACAGGTTAGGATGAGTTTTTACTTACCCAAATCCCTCTTCTGACCACCCAGCAAGGAAGATACCCTCTGCCGTTCTAAATGCTTCCTCCTCCATACCAGCAAGGATCATCGTAGCTGCAACACCATAGGTAACACCAGTCCATATTTCACGCGACTGCATGCAGGTCTCATCCACCTTTCCATTCGGATGCATCCCATTTACAGCCCCCATCCTACCTCCTCTAACTTTCATCACATTGAAATCGTAGATTTTTCTTAGGGCACTTTTGATTTTGAAGTCATCAAACAGAGGAGGCAAACCAGAAGATGCTGTATACCATTGCCCTGCTAGTTGATCAGCTTGTATTGATTTACTATTACTACTTGATCCACTGTCATAGTTGAAATAAGAACCATTCCACAGTTTTGCTTCCAAAACCGGTCTGGCTTTTAGAAATTTACTCTTGCAAGTTTCGGCAAAATCTCGGTCGCCCAGCTCATGGGCCATTGCTGCTGCAGCTTGCAAAGCAGCAACCCATAGACAGCCACAGTATGCACTAATACCATGAACAGTCCAAGTATCATAGGTCTGGTCCGGAAATCCATCATTCTCAATAACACCATCACCATCTCTATCAAATTGTTCCAGGTACTCTATTGCAGCACGAACAGAGGGCCAAACATCAACTCCAAATGACATGTCCCGGGTTGCAGCAAAATCTCTATAAACCTGAAGCACAAACTTCGTGTTCAGATCCTTCCACCGGCTTGTATCGTGGATATTGTAAGCATTCATTTCATTCCAAGGATCATGTGTCCCAAGGTCATGTGGAACAGCGCCCCTCACTTTACGGATTCCATATTTTCCATCAGCAAGAAACTTCACTTTTCTTCCGTCCTCTGATAAGACTGCTTTGGCAAAGTCCCGTTGAATATTGAGCTCAATCTTGGGAAATAGCTCAAGAAGGGCATAGGAAGCATAAAAATGCACATCATATGTGCACCACATTACATATTCTACTCCTTCCAAGTAAAGAAACCTACCAACATCTTCGTCAGGATTTCCTGGCTCCAATACTTTGTATGTTTGATAAGAGCGGTCAGTATAGCCCCTTTTCAATGGAACCATCAACTCATCCTCACTTGCATGGGAACTGGAAGTAGAATTTTCATCATCAAATTCAACGCCAGCAAACCCATCAAGAGTAGTGGTGGTCGTAGTCCTGGAGACTTCTTCTCCCCTGCCACTAACTTTAGCTTCTGTAGCTTTTACATCACCATCTTTTATTCTAGCTAGTTCATCTTGATCATTCCGCACTTTTTTACCCACGAAGGAAGAATCTGTAGATACCATAGAAATAACATTTGTTATATAGTAAACATAAGAAAGATAAATAGTTGAATATTCAAAATCCACAAAGTTCATTTTAATGTAGCTTAGTACCAATCCAAACTGTGCCACCAGCAACCAGAAAGTAAAGCTCGTTAAACAATGTGAACTTATACCTGCAGAAAATAGATGTTGCACATAAGACATAGAAAAGTGAATCACATTAAAAAAGTGTCTCATGCCCTTGGAACAATAGGGGAGACACTAGACACACAGTATTAGTGTTAAGAATGCTCTGGTACAGTTCTATAAGAATTCatggtttcttaaaattaaGATGGTTTCTACTTTAATTTtgtacatttaaaaaaattaagccatGCTTGATTAAATTTGGATAACATGGCTACTCCACTATGAATGACATAATCGTTGCcataaaatgttattttcaatGGTCTAGACACGTCAACTAAAAGTCAACAGAAATCAGACACTTTTACCAAACAACAAACTTCATCTGTTCCAAGAATGACCTTACGTTGTTCACAACATGTCTATGATATGATTGGGTTCTTGAGATTCTAAAATCATGAATTAGAAAGCGTGTTCGTGTTTGAATGAGTTCCTCTCCTAAGGAATCAAGCAAGAAGAAACAAACTCCACAAAAGATTCATACGATTAAGAATGTTGGGACAAATATTACCATTCAGGTAGCCTTTCATCCATGAGGACAGGCCTCTGCCATTTCTCAATCTCATCTTCCCATCTTTTATAATCTGTCATTGATTTAAGAAGGGTATTAGATATACAATTTTTAAGTCATCCTGTTTGATTGAACATAATGAATTGGTAGAATATGTAAAGTATATGGTTTAGAAGTATGTCAAGAGAATGAAGATGTACAGGCCATCCTAATCAGAACATTGTTCTAAAGTTTGTCCAATCAAGAACAATATAAGTCAGAGATGCTAACTTGTAAGTGCATCATGTGCCAAAGTCTGAGCAGCCTTTTCAGAAGTACCATAGAACTTCGTGTACCTCCTGAAACACACACAGCAAGATTAGACTTTATGTCTTCCAACATTGACCGAACATAATTATACATAACACATTTTTTCGTGATAGtgtatattttcttcatttatcATAATAAGTTCTTGTCCACAGAGCCTATACATGAGCATTATGCACGAGGTATGAGCATACACAAGGTATGAAGATGATCAAAAGAGTTCAATGGAATCAGCAGAAATATGCCAGACATTTTTGGTGACTATTCTTAACCAaaccaaagattctattaaataataaaccaaacagttatatttgaaaagaaaacataaagtaaataatttaatatctttaGAACAGACATCTTCCTAATTATTACCGAATATGAACTTCCCTTTTTGTATAGTTCATTCGCCTTAATGAATTCTTGGTTTATGattcattataaaaataaaataaaaataaaatacctaTGATATGAGAATCCCTTCAAAAATTTCACTTTTGGAGATGACCATGAAAGAGAAAATGCGACAGTGCATTTTCCATGAGGTTCTACCCATGCAGAGGCTGCAACTGCAGCACAAAGTGTCTCTCCAGGTGAGGAAGGCATGCTTGGTCCCGAATTGAAGTTATCACGATCAAATTGCCCATCCTTTCAACAATAGAAGGTTcttttaattgtattatatttatattgaagAGCACGAGAACACGATAAAAAGTCAGAAACAACAACTGAGCATGCTTTTGCTCATTACCACACATGACTATAGACAGAATAAGTTCCTTACCTGCACCATTTTATTCCACATGCCCTTCGCTGTGATGCAACTTCCTTCAGATAGTCCAAAAGATGGTAAAACTGTCACACTAACATTTTGCGTCTCACATGCAGCTATGGCAAAGGTAACTGGAGGATTCCCCTTAGCAGTCCTGAAACAATTGAACAAATCTTTTAAGTTCTTTTTAGGCCTAATATACCCACAAGCAGACAGACAAGGAACAAAAGTCCGCAACTAAGTTGAACAATATAAGAAACAGAATTGGACAACTAGATCCAACAATTTGTCGGGACACTTTATCTTGGTCACTCCTGCAGTATAGATACTTGTGCAAGGCGAGGTTGTCTTAAGTCATCAACAATAGCTTTCCACAATCTTCATGAATAAAAGTCACTGCTGTAGATGCCTACTTCACTTACATCAATCAACTTAAAATCTATTTCAAGAAGTCCGTTGATCAAGAAACTTAAGTTAGCACACCAACCACAATCTTCATTTGCATTTTCAATACAcccaaccccccccccccccccccccccccccaaaattCAAATGCATGGGATTGATGAACCAAGAAATTTGCAAACCAAccgcaaaatagagtaaaaggATTGGTGACTTGCTTGTGATGTAGAAGCACTCCAGAAACTCCATCTTCGTCTCtattgaagaaaatgaattCAGATATCAGACATTGGGGAGggtgaaagaaagaaagaaaaagattacAAATTATTTGACTTTGTACTCACATAAATGGCTCATTCACATGATCGCCAGATAAATGTGAGATGCCTCCTATTGAATTCTGCAGATACAAGATATTTGCTCATCATCTAAGGAAGCATAGGAAGTAACATTACTTTAGTGATAAAGAAAAATCCTTACCGCCCAAGTAAAAAGAAGGCTCACTTTCGCCCTTTCTCGTCCCGTATTTACCAACTAAAAGAATAAATACATAAGTGAATATCAAGTAGAAGGGACAAATCCCAAGTAAATTTAATTgtcaaaaagttaaaagtaataaataaattgacCACCATACTTGAGAAGTAAAGCTTATTGACTAAATGCTTCAGTGCTTAAACAAGGTAACATAGAAAACACAACAAATGTAAAATAAAGCATCGTTTCTTACTACTAAAATCAAAGAActaaagagataaaaaaaaaaaaattgttaaaaaactATTTCATGCAACATAAAACCACCaacaaaaaaattccaaaagtaAGAGTATTAAGCAAGACTGTAGGAATCAAATCAAATAGTATCAGTTGCCTTTTGGACGTGCCTTGTATGAATGCGGCATTTAATTAATGGAATCGTGTTATGAACAATATCAATTCCAAAGGCCAGTTTGTAGAATAACACTCAAATGCAACATTTAACGTTGAGTTTGCCTTCTCATACAAGAGGTTTTTAGTACTTTTGGTTGCTCAACGaactaaaaataatttcatttataacTAGAAGCATAACTTTTTGAAAGAACTGCAAAAGATTAGTACTAAGAGAACATACTGTATATACAAAAACAGCTGTGGGAAGACTGCTATCTCGATAATTATGTGGGATAAATGGTGATATTTGCCTACATGAAACTTTAAGTTCTGGATCTGGCtcacctgaaaaaaaaaaaagtgatattAATCAGTGATAGAGACAGCAGAGACTCAAAGCTAAGCCAAAAAACAGAACAGAATGATACCGTCATATACTGTCCATGCCCTAGGGAACAAAGCATGATATGTGGAATGCTGACCATCAAGATTCCATCCCCATGATGATATCCCCGAGTCTCCAGCTTTCCTACGATAGTGAATAATGTTCAAATTCTACCGCAACTTTGATTAGAAGGCAAAAATTGGCTAAAACTAGAAGCAACTGGTTCCATAATTTGCCAACACAGATCCCGTGTATGGATCTTAATGTTAGTACTAATTGAAAGAGAACACAAGGCTTGCTTAGATTATTTTAGAGCTAAAGAGTTCAAAGATTTTGCCTAGCCCTATAACACCAACAGCCTATGGCCTCAAAGTGTTCATTAATTTCAATACAAAACATTGAAACTAGCCTCCAGGTAACTAGATGAATCACAGTCAGCTCTTCTTTGAGGATCTTGGAAGAATAACTAGTATTTGAATGTGTTAAATGATGTGGATTAAGAGATTGGCATGCATGGTTAGATTGAGCTGTTAAAAAGATGCTGCTGGGAGTCAAGCATTTaacataaacaaattttcaaaaaatgagATTTCATAAGCCGATTGCCTCACCCTAAGCCTTCGTGTTGACCAGGAGCCAAGACAGACGCATATTTTTTACTTCCTCCATCTCTAGAGATAAAAATCTGCAGACACATCAGAGCATATTAACcacattgaaaataaatacatgTTTTGACCATAGATAGTTGATAGAGTAAAGGAAACAATATTTATACAGGAATATTCCCattcttatatttatttttatatgttttctTAAATACACTTCATACATCTTTAACAAATATCCTAGAAGATAGTTCAAAGGCAGGGCTTTACAGAAAATTGATTGGCCATGACAGGAGAAGCTTCACATGTACCAGGAATAATTTGCCATTGTCTGAACTCGCCCCTAAACCCTCTGGATATACTGCCACTTCTGTATAACATTTAAAGAAATCCCCAAGAGATTAAGAATGTATTATGGAACATTGAACTTACTATCATGTATCATGCCTATAGATCCAAAACATACCCCATTCCTCCAAGTGGAACCCCTTGAGATGCTGAAGGTTTGCAACTTTCTCTGGTGAATGGATCAATAGGTGCTTTCTGcacaaatcaaaatttgttctCGGTTTCAGAGTCTTAAACTAATCCTCAAGGGAAATGggtattaaaaatataaaagtcacgattacaataaaaatttaacGTCAATCATCCAGAGATGTCGAAAAGAAACTGTTTTTTAAGTTATAGGAGATTACCCTTCCTTGGGATGCCTCTTCCCTTACGTAGGACCACAAGCGAATACCAAGTCGAACCTATAGCAGTAAAATTCCACATCACTCAAACCATTCAAGAAGATATTGATGAGACATGATATCTCCCGCACAACAAAAAATGTCGAGACCACATCACTTACCATTTTAATCGCCTCAACAAATGTGACACTAAATTCTTTAAGAAGATTCGCATGGCCATTCAATTTCCTTCTCCAGGCTTGTTCCGGTGGTGAAGCACTATCAAAATCGAACTACAAGAAAAGAAGATCAGATATGAAAAACATTGAAACCACATACGAGTTTTAACAGATATTCATGACGGTTTCAAGGAAACGTTGCCGAGACTGAAGATTtcacaatataaaaaaaaaaaaccaataagcTTACCAGCTGCAAAGTCGACTTGCTGATATACTCTTCCGGTGGCCATGAGTTCTTTCTACAGTGAAACAAATTTCCACTAACCATGTTGAGAAATACAAATCAATTGCAGATGAGAAGCGGAGATACAGCCCAAAACAAACACAGAGCTCCAAATATAAAATGCCGTAGCTAGCGTAAACGAAATTCCTCCCGAAATCAAAACCTTCTTCCAAGGCAATTGAAGCCACGGAGCTACCTTCAGCTCCAATCAAGAGCGAGAAAAACGACAAGTACCAGCTCCAAATCGGAATGTACAACAAACGCCAAATCAAAAACCAAGCCAAAGCAAACCACTAcgttaattcaaaattaaaaaacaattctCATTCCCTACCCTACCAAGCTCCACACCTCCAAATCCAAATCCAAAAAATATCCAAGGACTACTGTCCGATCCAGTACGAACACAAACAACAAACAACACGCCGTTCAAGAATTGATTTCCAGTCCACTTTATTAACAAAATAGAACCGAAACGCTCGGGATTCGCGTCAAATTAAGCTTCGGaaagaaaaaaatccaaaaaaattaaaaaagagttaaaaaagaATACACAAGGCTTGAATTGATTGGATAGAGAGCGAGATACTAGGGAGCAGCGTGGCACATCGCCGGCGAGCCACCTGTCAACTGGATTTCATCTCCGGCTGCTTGATCGCCTAGTGGTGTACAAATCCGGTTGAGAATTGGAATATGAACAGAGCAGCTCTTTTGATATTCTACTCTTCTGAAATACTTTATCGCGTTTGCTTCTTCTGGCTTTATTTTTTGggggaagaagatgatgatggaaGTGAATTCGtgatagaaaaaataaatgaaaaaggaaaaattgtaaGTCGGCATCggctattattatttttatttgtttttattatcgcatttgttcgcttttttatttttcatttttttattgagTTTTATCGTATTTGTTCGTTGTTTACTTGTTTAACGATCtaatttatcattattatctTCCAAAACTATGTACGGTTCTTTTTTTGGATAAGTTAGAGGCTAaggctaaatttttaaaaaccctTTTTGGAAATGTTTCTTAACAAAGTCAAATTTAATCATTCTTATATGtcgtatagttttttttttcgaataataaatttttttaatcattaacACGTACTATATGACAATTGAGTTATACTCTTTTTGATATCTCTCATATAGTTAAATGTAAAATATTTTTGCTAATTCAAACATAATTTAGTAGATAAAAACATTGATTATCATCTTAAATGATTGTGTTTGCTCTCTACTTCGTAATtattaaaaccaaaaaaaaaatttaaaaatttatacattattttaaattgatacattgatttgatgtatgcaTGTATTAATTTAGATAATATATTTTGAGTGTAATCGATATTTAAATAAGTCGTCAATATGTGTACtcagaagattaaaaaaatgtcattaatgtgtgaaaatcCATTCCTAAGTTGACATTATTTAAGCTAACCAATagatgtttttgaaaaatatcttaGAAAGTGAAGCTTTGAGTCAATTATGTCGATTTTGAAAAGTTGAAGCTTTgtattataatttttcaaacAACAAATAGAAGtaatttatcaattttgaaaagcAAATCTTTATTACATTATATTAAGTCTATTTGCATTAGATTATGTAGTgggattttgaaataaatagaGTGCTATATATTGTTAAATAATCTATCAATCCAAATACGGTACATTATcttttattgtactaaaaaaatagtcTCTCACTTATTTATAGAAACTACAATAAAGAGAAATCAATATTAACGAAGAAATGACATTATGCATATGTTCAATCATATGATTAGCATGAAAAATTATTCAACTATTATTAAATATTGATAGAATAAACATATAAGtaatagaaaaaataagaattaataagcactctaattacacttaatttgagtttaaaagtaTGCAAGAAAACGTGTTTCAAGAAAGAGGGTTTTGAATACAATACATTTGTAGAAACTCTGCAATTTCAGCTCCTCTCCACGAATTAGATCTCCAAATCTCCAGTAGACCACCAcaatgatcttctctactatcttcTAACTTGGATTGAGAGGTGGAATCTCAGATTGAGCTCAATTAGTTAGGGAAGAAAGAGGGATTTGAAGAGAATACAAAATTTCTGAAATTCAAAAATTGCATGAATCTTTTCCAATATGAAAATTGGagttttaaaagtatttaaacATGCAACCAATCACTTAATCAACTGATTGACACTTCAATCAGCATTAAGTGAGTGGACTAGGTGTTTAATTAAGAAGAAACCACtaagaaatgaaaaatgttgGAAATTTCCACTAAATgaattttccaatttcatccttttgctatttttttgtcattttcaattttgtttttatttagttttcaccaaaactaaatttaattaaaaattcaaaactgattttgaattttacaaaattgaaaaagttttatttaattaattaaacacctaatttataCATGGATCCTATTAATGgaatacaatatttaaatcaatactTAAATATTCTAATCCCTCCAATTTACATTTAattccaataaactaaacattaattatatcccatataattatgaaaccttaaattgaatttgaacacttctaattcaaaatcctaatttcaatttcgaatgtttcaaaactacttaattcactaatccaagatatgacctacagatcataagttccaacgatttgagattaattggctaaactctttaaaccaaattaattaatattagttAGAAAGCTCAAGATAACGAATTACTTACAACATTAATAAACATGTTAagagttttaaaagtttaaaatataaaatgaatcAATTGCATACCTcatgaattaaatttgaaatatatataatctaaaccTCATTATCGATTACAtttactatagtttttttttttactaaattttaaattacgtcgttttgttaataataaaaaaattatataatattctCTCTCACACTTCTAgttctaaatgtttttttttttttttttttttttcattttccatttccCCCTTCTTTTTCTTAACTCTATCTCTTCCACATAAATAAATGTCAATACTTTATTATGGTCCCATATACAATTGGATATACAACATTTccctttaaaaatattaaagttttttctctctctctcacacactttttttttgttaaaaggttttcttcttgtttttaaGCTTGTGTGCCAATAATATTCTACTGACttgtatttgaggataaattaaagggaaaattggacaaaaatgacttatttagagttttgattttgtatttttaacctatttttgaaaaataagtttttttttactcCTTAATGAAAATGAGGTAAGTATGGAAAATATTGGTTGTACAATTATTCTTATGTCCCTTATTAAATTCTCACTTTCAATTTTAACAACCAacctaccaaattaattcacaaaaaattctccacctaaaaaatttattcacaaaaaatcattttatccAAAACtaattgacaattttttttcaaatattcaccgaagcttcccattttgaggttcagttgctaagcaatcgtttagttccaaACGTTacatgatgtgaagaaaagttagacgatcgtatagtaatggacgctggtcgttgtgatgttgaacgctaaacgTTCGTGTACTtgcgggagctaagcgatgcgtttaaatgctacacgatcgtttaactttggcgtaggaactaaacgatacattgtatttgctaaacgatggcactacacgattgtttagctacaaCGCGCGCTAAGCATTTTGTGTCCAATGGTAGACTGACTGGGCCGTATGTGTATTTCGACCGGGTATGGGTGGGAAAGAGAGGAAAGGAAGAGATACACATACGGCCCGGCTGGTCTACCACAGGGCACAATCTTCCCCTCTTCCCCAAATATATCCCAAAGCAACCTCAAACTTGCTCCCCCGGTCACATACCTGGTCACAATGGTATGAAGCCCGGCCGGATAAGACCGATTTCCAAAAACGCATTTTAGGCTCAAACTTATTAAGAAAATGTCGAACATGatgtttttaggaaaaaaataacattcaaCATAGATCTAACATAGATTTCAAATATTCACACAAGAACATCTAACATAAACTAATACATTgagtgaaaaaaatgaaagtccATACCTTATTTGAAAAATCCCAAATGATCTTTAATGAAAAGGAGAATAACAACGAAATGTAGAATGGGAAGAGCGAAATGGAGTGAGATTGAGAACTTTTGAAATGGATAAGAGGgagaatggaaaagaaaagtgaGGGTTTTGAGGGTTTGAGTGAATTTTGAAATGTGAAGGGTATTAGGgtaatttttattcattttcaaaattgtgggtcaaaaaaataaactttttaaaaagggTCCAAAagtcaaaatcaaaacttgaaaaaggttatttttttgtcaattacCCAAATTAAAGTTGTCTTCAAATCTTTAAAGAATATATATACTTGTGTGTTTTTAAGTGGTTGAAAATTATAATAGAAATTcccacacaaaaaaaaaaagaaaaaaaaagaaaagagaaagattTAATAGAAATGAGACATATTTTGGgagaaagttaaaaaaatataattgatttttgaaataatgacaaaaatggggtatatggaaaagaattttaaaaaataggtggAAAtgaaaagtattgacaaaaacaTGGTAGATTTGGTGGGGAAGGGAAATTgtgtacccgatacacgatTAAAACACCACGTAAGCACGGATGGTAGATTGGTCAATCATGTACTCATGGACTGGGTCCACGATTCATATAATCGTGGATCGGGCCCAAATCATacataaatctatctataaagtaTACATAAATCACATAAACAAATCTATACATAAATTAGCCCAAGTATACAAATTTAtaaacaattatataaaatcatataaataaatctataaatCAACCCAAATAAACAAATCTATAAAAGCCCAAATATacaaattcatatattagaaaaaaataaagaaaaagttttACCTAAGGAGGATGGCGAAAAATGATAGATCAACTCACGACAGTAGAGGGTAGATCAGCTCACGGCGACAGCAGCAGAGGGAGACGGCAGACAATGGCGAGATGGCGACCAACGGTAGTGAgaggaagaaaaggaagaaaacgTTTTGGATGGGAGGAAAAAGAGGAAGGACACGGGTTTAAGGACCACTAAGTCGTGTACCCGGTATATGACTTTGGGTAATCGTGGACCCCGTCCCCTATTACCTGATCAACACTACATGACTATCCATGTGGCAGTCTGCGCGTGCAGGTCACAGGTAATTGTGTACCCGGAACACGATTCAGTGGTAGTTGTGTACCGAATACACGATTACAATACCTATTTTTGACAATATTTTCCACTCAATCCTAATTTTGTTAAtgattattaaaataacattattaaaaaaattcatatttcgTATGCGAATGTATAAGAAAATGggtatacatttttttttatatataaatgtaaAATTGTTTGGTAAAATTGCAATTTAAAAACAatacagttttttttttgttattgattGTTTTACCTACTAAGGTCTTtatgggttggattggattaaaaaaaaaattggactcAACTTAATTATTCGAGTTATGAGTTTCTTCGACCCAAACAacctttattaaataataaaccCAATTCGTCCaaccataaaatattttgattggGGTTTGGATTACTTGagtcttttatttaaatttttgttgtaaaaataagtaaaatgttaTGAGTTGTTTCCACGTAAAGGAAAATTAACTAActtgtttataaatatagcaaaatgttactATCTATTGATGAACTGTAATCGACCGTGATAAACATCTATCTATCTAATAGGTATCTATCGCCCATTGATAAATGTTTATCACGGTCTATCGTGGTCTATT
Proteins encoded:
- the LOC120092947 gene encoding non-lysosomal glucosylceramidase produces the protein MVSGNLFHCRKNSWPPEEYISKSTLQLFDFDSASPPEQAWRRKLNGHANLLKEFSVTFVEAIKMVRLGIRLWSYVREEASQGRKAPIDPFTRESCKPSASQGVPLGGMGSGSISRGFRGEFRQWQIIPGTCEASPVMANQFSIFISRDGGSKKYASVLAPGQHEGLGKAGDSGISSWGWNLDGQHSTYHALFPRAWTVYDGEPDPELKVSCRQISPFIPHNYRDSSLPTAVFVYTLVNTGRERAKVSLLFTWANSIGGISHLSGDHVNEPFIDEDGVSGVLLHHKTAKGNPPVTFAIAACETQNVSVTVLPSFGLSEGSCITAKGMWNKMVQDGQFDRDNFNSGPSMPSSPGETLCAAVAASAWVEPHGKCTVAFSLSWSSPKVKFLKGFSYHRRYTKFYGTSEKAAQTLAHDALTNYKRWEDEIEKWQRPVLMDERLPEWYKFTLFNELYFLVAGGTVWIDSSFVGKKVRNDQDELARIKDGDVKATEAKVSGRGEEVSRTTTTTTLDGFAGVEFDDENSTSSSHASEDELMVPLKRGYTDRSYQTYKVLEPGNPDEDVGRFLYLEGVEYVMWCTYDVHFYASYALLELFPKIELNIQRDFAKAVLSEDGRKVKFLADGKYGIRKVRGAVPHDLGTHDPWNEMNAYNIHDTSRWKDLNTKFVLQVYRDFAATRDMSFGVDVWPSVRAAIEYLEQFDRDGDGVIENDGFPDQTYDTWTVHGISAYCGCLWVAALQAAAAMAHELGDRDFAETCKSKFLKARPVLEAKLWNGSYFNYDSGSSSNSKSIQADQLAGQWYTASSGLPPLFDDFKIKSALRKIYDFNVMKVRGGRMGAVNGMHPNGKVDETCMQSREIWTGVTYGVAATMILAGMEEEAFRTAEGIFLAGWSEEGFGYWFQTPEAWSMDGHYRSLIYMRPLSIWGMQWALSLPKAILEAPKINVMDRIHVSSSNTKFFNHETGVRRIATKAKCFGDSVFNCAC